The proteins below are encoded in one region of Bacteroidales bacterium:
- a CDS encoding T9SS type A sorting domain-containing protein, whose amino-acid sequence MKNKKIYFLILNLFISINLFSQPYESIYGKKSTEWAIFSEGFTTYETNTFTICCDTTINSKPYNKIVLINSNNCLSPQRCYFISEDTTSGKVWFYDSGLEKEYLVMDLSLNIGDTFKLNPYAFYPQADSIAIVDSVYSKNGNKIIRINYLNHLPANQEKLTFIEGVGPNFSVLFQANYYIYNPPRQLLCASKDGKYVYKNKINISSFEDTCFYVIVNIKETNVNTQIKTFPNPLKEELNINFSEPYEGDFIIYNSLGCIEKNESLKNTLNYRTDIRTLKKGIYYIQFLNNKISIIKKIVIQ is encoded by the coding sequence ATGAAAAATAAAAAAATATATTTCCTTATCCTGAATTTATTTATTTCGATTAATTTATTCAGTCAACCATATGAATCAATATATGGAAAAAAATCTACTGAATGGGCTATCTTTTCTGAAGGTTTTACTACATATGAAACAAATACTTTTACAATATGTTGCGATACTACTATTAATTCCAAACCATATAATAAGATAGTTTTAATAAATAGTAATAATTGTCTTTCACCTCAAAGATGCTATTTTATAAGTGAAGATACAACTTCTGGAAAAGTTTGGTTTTATGATTCGGGTTTAGAAAAGGAATATTTAGTAATGGATTTAAGCTTAAATATTGGGGATACTTTTAAATTAAATCCATATGCTTTTTATCCTCAAGCCGACTCAATTGCAATTGTTGATTCTGTTTATTCTAAGAATGGAAATAAAATTATAAGGATTAATTATCTTAATCATTTACCAGCCAATCAAGAGAAATTAACATTTATTGAAGGGGTTGGTCCAAATTTTAGTGTTCTTTTCCAAGCAAATTACTATATTTATAACCCACCTCGTCAGTTACTGTGTGCCTCAAAAGATGGCAAATATGTTTATAAAAACAAAATCAATATTAGTAGCTTTGAAGATACTTGTTTTTACGTAATAGTTAACATTAAAGAAACAAACGTAAATACACAAATTAAAACATTTCCTAATCCATTGAAAGAAGAATTAAATATAAATTTCTCAGAACCTTATGAAGGCGATTTTATTATATATAACAGCTTAGGATGTATTGAAAAAAATGAATCTTTAAAAAACACTTTAAACTATAGAACTGACATACGTACACTAAAAAAGGGAATTTATTATATCCAATTTTTAAATAATAAAATATCTATAATTAAAAAAATTGTAATACAATGA
- a CDS encoding radical SAM protein: MSIDPNRFYLLYPPITKQERYSSEIGNAGGDQIPLGIYYLASYLRLNHIEIKVRDAEANKLSSQEIISEINSFSPKFVGISSTTVAFHRAVEIAKEIKKHFNDVIIILGGPHVTANPNHAMSFAEFDFGVLHEGEYTLIELIKTINENGDLKNVKGITYREQTNISINPLRAYIENLDQLPFPAFDLIDNINLYTPPPSNYKTLPVVNMITSRGCPSQCTFCDNNIFGRKYRQRSAENIVEEIKLLRKNYNIREIAFVDDTFLIDKKRIYKLFELLDKENISFYWTCMSRINNTDYEFLNFIKSKGCWHISFGIESGDENILKLIKKNISLDKAKEVINWCKKLKIKTKGFFIIGHPTETIETIDKTIKLACRLNLDDIVVTINTPIPGSQQYTEAELYGSIDKTNWAEFNYWRPVFVPKGLTKEILLSKHKEIYRKFYLRPRILLRYFFSFFGKGGFKRFKTVFKASFFILKNKK; encoded by the coding sequence ATGAGTATTGACCCGAATAGATTTTATCTTTTATATCCTCCTATAACCAAACAGGAAAGATATTCATCGGAAATTGGTAATGCAGGAGGCGACCAAATACCCCTTGGCATTTACTATTTAGCATCTTACCTTAGGCTGAATCATATTGAAATCAAAGTAAGAGATGCCGAAGCAAATAAACTTTCATCACAGGAAATTATTTCTGAAATTAATTCCTTTTCACCAAAGTTTGTTGGAATAAGTTCTACTACTGTTGCCTTTCACAGAGCTGTTGAAATTGCCAAAGAAATCAAAAAACATTTTAATGATGTAATAATAATCCTGGGAGGTCCACATGTTACGGCTAATCCGAATCATGCAATGTCATTTGCAGAATTTGATTTCGGGGTTTTGCATGAAGGAGAATACACATTGATTGAACTTATTAAAACAATTAATGAAAACGGAGATTTAAAAAATGTAAAAGGTATCACATACCGTGAACAAACAAATATTTCAATCAACCCTTTAAGAGCATATATTGAAAACCTTGACCAACTCCCGTTTCCGGCATTTGACCTGATTGATAATATAAATTTATACACTCCGCCACCTTCCAATTATAAAACACTGCCGGTAGTAAATATGATAACCAGTCGTGGTTGTCCGAGCCAATGCACTTTTTGTGATAATAATATTTTCGGCAGAAAATACCGCCAACGTTCGGCAGAAAATATTGTTGAAGAAATAAAATTATTACGAAAGAATTATAATATTCGTGAAATTGCTTTTGTTGACGATACGTTCCTTATTGATAAAAAACGTATTTACAAATTATTTGAATTGCTTGACAAAGAAAATATTTCATTTTACTGGACCTGCATGAGCCGCATTAATAACACCGATTATGAATTCCTGAATTTTATTAAATCAAAAGGATGCTGGCATATTTCATTTGGAATAGAATCAGGAGATGAAAATATTCTGAAACTGATTAAAAAAAATATTTCGCTTGACAAAGCTAAAGAAGTGATAAACTGGTGCAAAAAACTTAAAATAAAAACGAAAGGATTTTTTATTATTGGTCATCCAACAGAAACGATTGAAACGATTGACAAAACCATAAAGCTTGCCTGCCGTTTGAATTTGGATGACATTGTAGTTACAATAAACACACCCATTCCAGGATCACAACAATATACCGAAGCAGAGCTTTACGGAAGCATTGATAAAACAAATTGGGCTGAGTTTAATTATTGGCGTCCTGTTTTTGTACCCAAAGGATTAACCAAAGAAATATTATTAAGTAAGCATAAAGAGATTTATCGCAAATTTTATTTACGTCCAAGAATATTATTACGTTACTTTTTTAGTTTCTTTGGGAAGGGCGGTTTTAAAAGGTTTAAAACTGTTTTCAAAGCAAGTTTTTTTATTCTGAAAAATAAAAAATAA
- the recQ gene encoding DNA helicase RecQ, whose product MLKKIFGFESFKSDQEAIIKNVLAGNDTFVIMPTGGGKSMCYQLPALISKGTAIIVSPLISLMKNQVDAIRNYATEPGVAHFLNSSLSKNEIAQVKKDLQDGKTKLLYVAPESLTKDENIKFLSKEIDISFFAIDEAHCISEWGHDFRPEYRRLRPIIEAIEHKVPIIALTATATPKVQLDIQKNLNMLNAKIFKSSFNRPNLYYEVRPKTEDANKEVIKYIKSQYGKSGIIYCLSRKKVEELAETLQVNGIKALPYHAGLDSQVRVANQDKFLMEEVDVIVATIAFGMGIDKPDVRFVIHYDIPKSLEGYYQETGRAGRDDGEGNCVAFYSYDDIQKLEKFMKGKPVAEQEIGGHLLLEVISYAESAVCRRKQLLHYFGEVFPQDNCQNCDNCLHPKSKFEAQDYVVTLLDTVLAVKQLFKAKHIINVLIGKNSATIKSCKHDKLEVFGRGSEKDERFWNSVIRQTLIERLLLKDIDNYGLLKVSQEGLDFLENPHSVMMTLDHDYENTSDDEFFTSGGAKTSATDKVLFALLKDLRKEMAKKQNLPPFVIFQDPSLEDMAIQYPITVDELKNITGVGASKAQKFGKAFVELIAKYVQENEIERPIDMVVKSVVNKSGLKVYIIQSIDRKIALDDIAFAKGLTLDELLTEIESIVASGTKLDISYYINEVLDKDPQEEIFEYFKTAESDSIDDALQDLGEDIYTKEEIRLVRLKFMSEIGN is encoded by the coding sequence ATGCTAAAAAAAATCTTTGGGTTTGAATCGTTTAAAAGTGACCAGGAAGCAATAATTAAAAATGTGCTTGCCGGTAATGATACATTTGTTATAATGCCTACCGGAGGCGGTAAATCAATGTGTTACCAGTTGCCGGCATTGATAAGTAAAGGTACAGCAATTATAGTTTCTCCTCTTATTTCTTTGATGAAGAACCAGGTTGATGCAATACGTAATTATGCTACAGAACCCGGTGTTGCACATTTTCTGAATTCATCTCTTTCTAAAAATGAAATAGCTCAGGTTAAAAAAGATTTGCAGGATGGGAAAACAAAATTACTCTATGTTGCTCCCGAATCGCTTACAAAAGATGAAAATATAAAATTCCTTTCTAAAGAAATTGATATATCATTTTTTGCTATTGACGAAGCACATTGTATTTCAGAATGGGGACACGATTTCAGGCCCGAATACCGTAGGCTGCGTCCTATTATCGAAGCTATCGAACATAAAGTTCCTATCATTGCTCTTACAGCTACTGCTACACCTAAGGTACAACTTGATATTCAGAAAAACCTGAATATGCTTAATGCAAAAATTTTCAAATCATCATTCAACAGGCCTAATCTTTATTATGAAGTCAGACCCAAAACTGAAGATGCAAATAAAGAAGTAATAAAATATATTAAATCACAATACGGAAAATCAGGTATTATTTATTGTCTCAGCAGAAAAAAAGTTGAAGAACTTGCTGAAACGCTACAAGTCAATGGAATTAAGGCATTGCCATATCATGCAGGGCTTGATTCACAAGTCCGTGTTGCTAATCAGGATAAATTCCTGATGGAAGAGGTTGATGTCATTGTTGCTACCATTGCTTTTGGTATGGGTATTGACAAACCTGATGTGCGTTTTGTTATTCACTATGATATTCCCAAAAGTTTGGAAGGATATTACCAGGAAACCGGTAGGGCAGGACGTGATGATGGTGAGGGGAATTGCGTTGCTTTTTATAGTTATGATGATATTCAGAAACTGGAAAAATTCATGAAAGGCAAACCTGTTGCTGAACAGGAAATAGGAGGTCATTTACTTCTTGAAGTAATTTCTTATGCCGAATCAGCCGTTTGCCGCAGAAAACAATTATTGCATTACTTTGGAGAAGTTTTCCCTCAGGATAATTGCCAGAATTGCGATAATTGCCTGCATCCCAAATCAAAGTTTGAAGCCCAGGATTACGTGGTTACTTTGCTTGATACGGTTCTTGCCGTAAAACAATTATTTAAAGCAAAGCATATAATTAATGTGTTGATAGGAAAAAACTCCGCAACCATCAAATCATGTAAACATGATAAACTTGAAGTATTCGGGCGAGGTTCTGAAAAAGATGAACGCTTCTGGAATTCGGTAATTCGTCAGACACTTATTGAACGACTTCTGTTGAAAGATATTGATAATTATGGATTATTAAAGGTTAGCCAGGAAGGATTGGATTTTCTTGAGAATCCACATTCCGTGATGATGACCTTGGATCATGATTATGAAAATACCTCTGACGATGAATTCTTTACTTCGGGTGGTGCTAAAACTAGCGCTACGGATAAAGTTTTATTTGCATTGCTAAAAGATCTTAGAAAAGAAATGGCCAAAAAGCAAAACTTGCCGCCATTTGTAATATTCCAGGATCCTTCACTTGAAGATATGGCAATCCAATATCCTATTACTGTTGATGAATTGAAAAACATTACAGGTGTAGGTGCTAGTAAAGCACAAAAATTTGGAAAAGCATTTGTTGAACTCATAGCGAAATACGTACAGGAAAATGAAATAGAACGACCTATTGATATGGTCGTGAAATCAGTTGTAAATAAGTCAGGCCTTAAAGTATACATTATTCAAAGTATTGATAGAAAAATTGCCCTCGATGATATTGCTTTTGCAAAAGGCTTAACTCTTGATGAACTTCTTACAGAGATTGAAAGTATTGTTGCATCAGGTACAAAATTGGATATTAGCTATTATATTAATGAAGTGTTGGATAAAGATCCACAGGAAGAAATTTTTGAATATTTTAAAACTGCCGAATCTGATTCCATTGATGATGCACTTCAGGATTTGGGTGAAGATATTTATACTAAAGAAGAAATCAGGCTGGTTCGCCTGAAATTCATGTCGGAAATAGGAAATTAA
- a CDS encoding tail fiber domain-containing protein — MKKLIILSLILMFAYSNTNAQLKMLSNGDVGIGFSSPVHKLEVKGSISIYNPDENGDISLYFGREHTSNNYGKWGIQYVHAGEIETNSLGGLNYWVPFGSNNVFFIADNGNVLIGKNKQDNTAYKLDVTGNIGSSNLETNSTTHSIRFGIESGYSEDETNIRSNVFLGYKTGYYNTTGSYNTFNGGWAGNGNTTASYNTFNGYNAGMSNTTASYNTFSGSYSGFYNTTGIRNTFSGYASGEFNTTGSYNAYYGYVAGMGANGVNNAQCTFIGSNSYPTVARTNVTMIGYGVSNGQCTGDNQVCLGNTAITQIRAAVTTITAYSDERIKANIKENVKGLDFVLKLKPVTYNIMPKVLHQIWGTPDSLVNSIDFSEAEQMACIGFIAQDVEKAAKESGFDFPGLDVPKNDKDVYCLRYSDFIMPMVKAIQELNTNNEKQKAKIDSLQDIISEIQSLTETIKQQEEKILQLQSDINTCCNLSDKSEQKSSKNNSNNSSIEKAVLYQNTPNPFSKETQLKYFIPSDAQSAAIYIYNMQGTQLKKININSKGDANITIQGSEFKAGMYMYTLVVDGKEIDTKKMILTE, encoded by the coding sequence ATGAAAAAGCTAATTATTTTATCTTTAATATTAATGTTTGCATATAGCAATACTAATGCACAATTAAAAATGTTATCAAATGGTGATGTTGGTATAGGCTTTTCAAGCCCAGTACATAAACTTGAAGTGAAAGGGAGTATTTCAATATACAATCCTGATGAAAATGGAGATATTTCTTTGTATTTTGGACGAGAACATACTTCAAATAATTATGGGAAATGGGGAATTCAGTACGTACACGCAGGTGAAATTGAAACAAATAGTTTAGGTGGTCTTAATTATTGGGTACCCTTTGGATCAAACAATGTATTTTTTATTGCAGATAATGGGAATGTTCTTATTGGTAAAAATAAACAGGATAATACAGCTTATAAATTAGATGTTACTGGCAACATTGGTTCATCTAATTTAGAAACAAATTCCACAACACATTCAATTAGGTTTGGTATTGAAAGTGGTTATTCAGAAGATGAAACGAATATAAGATCTAATGTGTTTTTGGGGTATAAAACCGGATACTATAATACCACTGGCAGCTATAATACATTTAATGGAGGCTGGGCCGGAAATGGTAATACTACCGCATCATATAATACATTTAATGGATATAACGCAGGTATGAGTAATACCACTGCATCATATAATACATTTAGTGGTTCTTATTCCGGTTTTTATAATACAACAGGTATTAGAAATACGTTTAGTGGATATGCTTCAGGTGAATTTAATACAACAGGTAGTTATAATGCATACTATGGATATGTTGCAGGTATGGGAGCAAATGGAGTAAATAATGCTCAATGTACTTTTATCGGTTCTAATTCTTATCCTACTGTAGCACGTACCAATGTAACCATGATAGGCTATGGTGTATCAAATGGTCAGTGTACTGGGGATAACCAAGTTTGTCTTGGAAATACTGCTATTACTCAAATTCGTGCTGCAGTAACAACTATTACTGCATATTCAGACGAAAGAATAAAAGCAAATATTAAAGAAAATGTAAAAGGATTGGATTTTGTATTAAAACTAAAACCGGTAACATACAATATAATGCCTAAAGTCCTTCATCAAATATGGGGAACGCCGGATTCATTAGTAAATAGTATTGATTTTTCTGAGGCTGAGCAAATGGCTTGTATTGGTTTTATTGCGCAAGATGTTGAAAAAGCAGCAAAGGAAAGTGGGTTCGATTTTCCTGGACTTGATGTGCCAAAGAATGATAAAGATGTTTATTGTTTGCGCTATTCTGATTTTATAATGCCAATGGTAAAGGCAATTCAAGAATTAAATACAAATAATGAGAAACAAAAAGCCAAAATAGATTCATTACAAGATATCATTTCTGAAATTCAATCTTTAACGGAAACGATAAAACAGCAAGAAGAAAAAATATTGCAATTACAATCAGACATAAATACATGTTGTAATTTATCCGATAAATCGGAACAAAAATCTTCAAAAAATAATAGCAATAACAGCTCTATTGAAAAAGCAGTTTTATATCAAAATACACCAAACCCTTTCTCTAAAGAAACACAATTAAAATATTTTATTCCCTCTGATGCACAATCGGCAGCTATATATATTTATAATATGCAGGGAACTCAATTGAAAAAAATAAATATTAACAGTAAAGGTGATGCTAATATTACAATTCAAGGTTCCGAATTTAAAGCAGGAATGTATATGTATACATTAGTTGTTGATGGAAAAGAAATTGATACGAAGAAAATGATTTTAACGGAATAA
- a CDS encoding tetratricopeptide repeat protein, whose amino-acid sequence MNKSLKNIKVRNEKNNFFFWLLTFVLFTGLVITYSNHFNNPFHFDDVHTIENNVWIRSLSNIPRFYVDGTTTSSLPSNQGYRPGITTLNAIDYWMATKDFFKVGANPLHPNESGLKPFYFHLSIFISFIFQLVLMFLFFKKIFDKSLSNEWNKFIALFAVALYGFHTANAETINYIIARSDSFSTLMILLSFVIYIYFPQKRKYQFFLLPYIFGSLVKETALMFAPLLFVYVILFEMQVDFTRIFRKENLKKAGTSLLIVSPALAFGVILFIINSLLTPKSVLRAIISPFNYLITQPFVMVQYFKNFFLPTELSADTDWQVLETTFANNYLLGLCYLIMGLMFITGMIWLAIRLSRKEIYRPVSFGIFWFFIALLPTSSIFPLSEVLNDHRMFFPFVGLTVSFIWALAQIIVFRNITSVKLPAKKKFIFIVLMFALIIPHAYGVHQRNKVWSSYESLWYDVTKKSPYNGRGLMNYALSKMRKGEYSEAKKYFNKALKLIPNYSLLHINLGVLYSALGDRYNADKFYKNAIALGTYADQACYYYGDYLFNCKRYEEAKMYLQRAISINPAYAEPRYSLLNLYFFTEDWDNLKRLAEETLQMIPGDAKCLAYIDAAKNKKSKLDVALETANTNPTPENYLNLSLFYYEAGMYNECINACEKALQLKPDFASAYNNICSSYNALKMYDKAIEACNKAIKLEPGFELAKNNLKFAQSQKK is encoded by the coding sequence TTGAATAAGTCGTTAAAAAATATAAAAGTCAGGAATGAAAAAAATAATTTTTTTTTCTGGTTGCTGACATTCGTTTTGTTCACAGGGCTTGTTATTACTTATTCGAATCACTTTAATAATCCATTTCATTTTGATGATGTTCATACTATAGAAAATAATGTATGGATAAGAAGTTTATCAAATATCCCGAGATTTTATGTTGATGGAACAACTACCAGTTCCTTACCGTCGAACCAGGGTTATAGGCCCGGCATAACTACTCTAAACGCCATAGATTACTGGATGGCTACAAAAGATTTTTTTAAAGTTGGAGCAAATCCTTTGCATCCGAATGAAAGCGGGTTAAAACCATTTTATTTTCATTTATCCATATTCATTAGTTTTATTTTTCAACTGGTATTGATGTTCTTGTTCTTTAAAAAAATATTTGATAAATCATTATCAAACGAATGGAATAAATTTATTGCATTATTTGCTGTAGCGTTATACGGGTTTCATACAGCAAATGCTGAAACCATTAATTATATTATAGCACGCTCCGATTCCTTCTCAACGTTAATGATTCTTCTTTCATTTGTTATTTATATTTATTTTCCTCAAAAAAGAAAATACCAGTTTTTTCTGCTTCCATATATTTTTGGTTCTCTTGTAAAGGAAACGGCTTTAATGTTTGCACCTTTGCTTTTTGTTTATGTTATTCTTTTCGAGATGCAGGTTGATTTTACAAGAATATTCCGGAAAGAAAACTTAAAAAAGGCAGGCACATCATTATTGATTGTATCTCCTGCATTGGCTTTTGGAGTAATCCTTTTTATTATAAATTCATTACTTACGCCTAAAAGTGTTCTTCGTGCTATCATTTCTCCATTTAATTATTTGATAACACAACCATTCGTAATGGTTCAATATTTTAAAAACTTTTTCCTTCCTACGGAATTATCGGCGGATACCGACTGGCAGGTACTTGAAACAACATTTGCAAATAATTATTTATTGGGTTTGTGCTATTTAATTATGGGATTAATGTTCATAACAGGAATGATATGGCTTGCAATACGTTTATCAAGGAAAGAAATTTATCGTCCTGTCTCTTTTGGAATTTTTTGGTTTTTTATAGCTCTGCTGCCCACTTCAAGTATATTCCCGCTTTCGGAAGTGCTGAATGATCACAGGATGTTTTTCCCTTTTGTTGGATTGACGGTTTCATTTATATGGGCGTTAGCACAAATCATTGTATTCAGAAATATAACATCGGTTAAATTGCCGGCAAAAAAGAAATTTATTTTTATTGTGTTGATGTTTGCATTGATTATTCCTCATGCATATGGAGTTCATCAGCGAAATAAGGTTTGGAGTTCATATGAATCATTATGGTATGATGTAACGAAAAAAAGTCCATATAATGGTCGTGGTCTGATGAATTATGCTTTATCGAAAATGAGGAAAGGGGAGTATAGTGAAGCAAAAAAATATTTTAACAAGGCATTAAAATTAATTCCAAATTATTCGCTTTTACATATTAATCTTGGGGTACTATATTCCGCGCTTGGCGATAGATATAACGCCGATAAATTTTATAAAAATGCTATTGCGCTTGGTACATATGCCGATCAGGCTTGTTATTACTATGGAGACTACCTGTTTAATTGTAAACGTTACGAAGAAGCAAAGATGTATCTTCAGAGAGCAATTTCTATCAATCCTGCATATGCAGAGCCTCGTTATTCGCTTTTGAATTTGTATTTTTTTACTGAAGATTGGGATAATTTAAAACGGCTTGCTGAAGAAACATTACAAATGATTCCCGGTGATGCAAAGTGCCTGGCTTATATTGATGCTGCAAAAAATAAAAAATCAAAACTTGATGTGGCTTTAGAAACAGCAAATACCAATCCTACTCCTGAAAATTATTTAAACTTAAGTTTGTTTTATTATGAAGCAGGAATGTATAATGAATGTATTAATGCATGCGAAAAAGCACTCCAACTAAAACCCGATTTTGCTTCTGCCTATAATAATATCTGCTCATCGTATAATGCTTTAAAAATGTACGACAAGGCTATTGAAGCCTGTAATAAAGCAATTAAGTTAGAACCTGGTTTTGAGTTAGCAAAAAATAATCTAAAATTTGCACAGTCGCAAAAGAAATAA
- a CDS encoding tetratricopeptide repeat protein has protein sequence MKPQKKEEIKKPENKIVIYIITLFIVIPVIFLIYKNHAIPNKGINEKLSEGVDTTTLNPEEQSAALKEAINLALSKPNETNFINLSLAYYNRAMYDECIKASREALKYNSKSYYAYNNLCSAYNQLGMWDEAIAAGKKALEILPGDQLATNNLNISLKGKENQNKK, from the coding sequence ATGAAACCCCAAAAAAAAGAGGAAATAAAAAAACCCGAAAATAAAATCGTTATTTATATAATCACATTATTTATCGTGATACCGGTAATATTTTTAATATATAAAAATCACGCTATCCCAAATAAAGGAATTAATGAAAAACTTTCTGAAGGAGTTGATACCACTACGTTAAATCCCGAAGAGCAATCCGCCGCTTTAAAGGAAGCTATCAATTTAGCTTTAAGCAAACCTAATGAAACGAATTTTATAAACCTCAGCCTTGCCTATTATAACAGGGCAATGTATGATGAATGTATTAAAGCATCGCGCGAAGCACTAAAATATAATTCTAAAAGTTATTATGCTTATAATAATTTATGTTCAGCATATAATCAACTTGGCATGTGGGACGAAGCCATAGCAGCCGGTAAAAAAGCTTTGGAAATATTACCCGGCGACCAACTGGCTACAAACAATCTGAATATTTCTCTGAAGGGAAAAGAAAATCAAAATAAAAAATAA
- a CDS encoding DUF2304 domain-containing protein, translating into MEDIIPLKIQITCIAVSVSFLFYIGYLIIKGKLREEYAIFWVVSTIMLIAFSFWRNGLAVVAEFFGVFSPPNVVFMGAIFGIFIYLLHLSVVVSKLQETNKKLSQEIALLKNKINKKNSEPISEK; encoded by the coding sequence ATGGAAGATATCATACCTTTAAAAATTCAAATAACCTGTATTGCAGTCAGCGTTTCATTTCTATTTTATATTGGCTATCTTATTATCAAAGGAAAGTTACGAGAAGAATATGCCATTTTCTGGGTAGTAAGTACCATTATGCTTATTGCATTTTCTTTCTGGCGAAATGGACTTGCTGTTGTTGCTGAATTTTTCGGCGTATTCTCTCCACCAAACGTTGTTTTCATGGGAGCTATTTTTGGAATATTCATTTACCTATTGCATTTATCTGTTGTGGTATCGAAACTGCAGGAAACGAATAAAAAACTTTCACAGGAAATTGCGTTATTGAAAAATAAGATCAACAAAAAAAATAGTGAACCCATTTCTGAAAAATGA
- a CDS encoding glycosyltransferase family 2 protein, translated as MALKIAIIIPAFNEQETIAKVVSEIIALNNSGNYQFDAIVINDCSTDNTPMIAEKLNCVLLDLPVNLGIGGAVQTGFKYALENNYDYAIQVDGDGQHPTSAIPKLLDKIINSNSDIVIGSRFIENTGFQSFYMRRVGIKFFRFLLKSLCGIKISDPTSGFRIINRKTLNIVNEYYPDEYPEPEALVIYKYYNLKISETPVQMEERKGGISSIKGLLKLYYMFKVSLAIFFTFIKLKFNLWKISYL; from the coding sequence ATGGCATTAAAAATTGCAATAATTATCCCGGCTTTTAATGAGCAGGAAACCATAGCTAAAGTGGTTTCAGAAATTATTGCATTAAATAATTCAGGAAATTATCAGTTTGATGCTATAGTTATAAATGATTGTTCAACCGACAACACTCCGATGATTGCCGAAAAATTAAATTGTGTTTTGCTTGACCTTCCTGTAAACCTCGGTATTGGCGGAGCTGTACAAACCGGTTTTAAATATGCTTTAGAAAATAATTACGATTATGCAATTCAGGTTGATGGTGACGGGCAACACCCTACTTCGGCAATTCCAAAGCTTCTTGATAAAATAATCAACTCCAATTCAGATATTGTCATAGGTTCACGATTTATTGAAAACACAGGGTTTCAATCATTCTATATGAGAAGAGTTGGAATAAAATTTTTCAGATTTCTTTTAAAATCACTTTGCGGAATAAAAATTAGTGACCCTACATCTGGTTTCAGAATTATTAATCGTAAAACTTTAAATATAGTAAATGAATATTATCCTGATGAATATCCCGAGCCTGAAGCATTGGTGATTTATAAATATTATAACTTAAAAATTTCTGAAACACCTGTTCAGATGGAAGAAAGAAAAGGCGGCATATCATCTATCAAAGGCTTGCTGAAGTTATATTATATGTTTAAGGTTAGTCTTGCTATTTTTTTTACTTTTATAAAATTAAAATTTAATTTATGGAAGATATCATACCTTTAA
- a CDS encoding OmpH family outer membrane protein, with protein MEENVLNTENTLAKSNDNCKTNCCSKLTFYFSIISLLGVIVLFILFFFGKKDDISTRVMDIKNKTVSVGYVNSDTIMENYLLVKNMKDSLKVKQDIAEKSLLAKQTAFKSSVLAYQNKMKANLLSIDEATKTEKILSQQQEDLYTLNDEMTSQLAAEELKINNMLQDSIINFLNRYNKKYQFDYILGFARGGGILYANDSLNITKEILDGLNREYKTEKK; from the coding sequence ATGGAAGAAAATGTTCTTAACACAGAAAATACATTGGCTAAATCCAATGATAATTGCAAAACAAACTGTTGCAGCAAACTTACTTTTTATTTCAGTATTATATCATTATTGGGGGTAATCGTTCTTTTTATATTGTTCTTTTTTGGTAAGAAAGATGATATAAGCACCAGGGTAATGGATATTAAAAATAAAACGGTTTCTGTAGGCTACGTTAATTCTGATACCATTATGGAAAACTATCTTCTTGTAAAAAACATGAAAGATAGTCTTAAGGTAAAACAGGATATTGCTGAAAAAAGTTTACTGGCAAAACAAACCGCTTTTAAAAGCAGTGTCTTGGCATATCAGAACAAAATGAAAGCCAATTTGCTTTCAATCGATGAAGCAACAAAAACTGAAAAAATACTTTCACAACAACAAGAGGATTTATACACGCTTAATGATGAAATGACATCACAACTTGCAGCAGAAGAATTAAAAATAAATAATATGCTTCAGGATAGCATAATAAATTTTTTAAACCGCTATAATAAAAAATATCAATTCGATTATATATTAGGCTTCGCAAGAGGTGGAGGTATTCTTTATGCTAATGACAGCCTTAATATTACTAAAGAAATACTTGATGGATTAAACAGGGAGTACAAAACCGAAAAGAAATAA